The Clostridia bacterium sequence GTGTAAAAAACGAGCTGAAATTTCTTTGCTAGTGCAGCTTTAATTCGGATTTGATGGAGCCAATGCACACCTTTTATTTTTATATCAATTGTATGATTGAGAGTTATTATTTGGCAGAAATATTGTCGATACTTTTCTTTAAACAGCTCGCCTGTATTGAACAGGCTTTGAAAGTTTTTCATCTTACTAGGGTCAGGTGTTTTTTTGTTAAGGAGATTTTAAATTTACACAGAATTTAGCTCATACGCAAATTAGTCAGTAAACCGCTAATCCTGCAAATATAATTGACAATACTAATCATTAGTTTTATAATAAACATACCGGCGGTATGTAAATACTGTTAGAATGTTCGGGAGTTGTGATACTATGTGGATATCAAAAGAAGCTGAAGTAAGAAAAAAAGAAATACTTGATGCAGCATTAGAGTTGTTTTACGAAATTGGTTACGATAAGACCTCAATAAACGATGTTATAAATAGGGTTGGTGTCACAAAAGGCTCATTTTATTACCATTTCAAATCTAAAGATGAAATATTGGAAACAATTGCTCTTCAGCAAGCAGAAGAAATGGTTGCTGTCTTTGGAAAAGCAGCGGGTGAAAACAATAAAAATTCATTGGAAAAGATAAATATAATAATATCTGATATGCAGCAATACAGAGCTGAGACGAAGGAGAAGAGATTCAAGCTATTTGAAATTCTGAATAAAAGTGAGAACTTGAAGCTTAAACAGAAAGTATTTGAAAATTATATGAGATTAGGCAAGCCGATAATAGGGGAGATAATTGAGCAAGGGATAAAAGAAGGCACTTTTGCAACTGACTTTTCTGATGAATTAGCTGAATTTTATATCCATTTTTTTATTATTGTTCACGGCACGATTAATATGTTGATAAGGGCTTTGGACGAAAAACCTGAAAATATAGAAATAATAAAAAGAAAAGTATCTTTTTATGAGGAGATGTTTGAAAAAATTCTTGGAGTTAAAAAAGGCTCAATAAATTTTGCAGAACCTGTCTTAAAAATTCTAAACTATACAAAGGGCTAAAACAGTGATTTTTATCGTCATAAGCTGATGATTGTTGAGGAGTGAGTGTCAATGATATTTGTTCAAAGTTTTGAGGAAATGGAAGAAAAAATAATGGTTTATGCCGGAGGAAAGGGCAGAATACTGGCTAAACTTCTTCAGTCCGGCTATCCGGTACCAGAAGGTTTTGTTATTTTCCCATTTGCTTTTGAGAGCGGGCGGTTGATTCAGGCTGCAAAAACACAAATACAAACAAATATTGACAAGCTAAGAATTAAAGACAAGAATGTTTCTTTTGCAGTACGTTCTTCCGCTTTATCTGAAGATTCAGAAAAAGCATCATTTGCAGGTGAGTTCGAAACGGTACTTGATGTCGCAAATGAAGAAGATATTTATAATGCGATATACACGGTATATAACTCGCGTGAAAGTAAGCGTGTAAAGGCATATAGCATGGCCAAAGAAATGGAAATGAAGCATGATATGGCTGTAGTAGTACAGATTTTGGTGAAGGCAGATATTTCAGGGGTGCTTTTTACGGTTGACCCAATTACCGGCAGCAGGGCAGATATGATTGGGAACTATGTGCATGGAATGGGAGAAGCACTTGTATCCGGTGAAGCCACTCCATATTCATTCAAGCTCAAACGTCCGAAAGGCACATTTGACGGGCCGGCTTTATTTAAGCGCTTTGCAGGAAAGCTTTACAAACTTGCCCTCAATCTGGAGAATAATATAGGTACTCCACAGGATATAGAATGGGCTATCACAGGCAGAAGGATTTATATCTTGCAATCTAGGCCTGTAACTAATTTGAAAGGCAATAACCCGATTACTGGTGAATGGAACGACAGCCTCGCAGGTGATTACTTATGGTCCAATGCGAATCTTACTGAAGCGACTCCGGATGTTATGACACCGCTTACTTGGTCGTTGATAAAGATTATGCACGTAGAAAACCAACCGTTCAAAATACCTGGAGATTATCCCATGGTGGGCAATATTGGAGGGCATCCCTACATAAATCTCAGCTTGCTTGTTTCAATGATTCATGTTTTCGGAACAGATGTAGAAAAAATACTTAATAAATGGGTTGATGTATTTGGTCTTGTTCCCAAGGGAATAGATGTGCCGCTGATACCTTTTAAGATTACTCAGCTCCTTGCTACTATCCCGGATAATATCAGATGGGAATTTGAAGCGAATCGTCTTTATAAAGAATTACCCGGATTTATTGAATCAAACCCGAGATGGTGCGAAAATGCCCGCCATGCAATACAGAATTCCACTACAAATGAAAAAATGGCTTCATTGTGGATTGAGAATATTAAACCTCACTATATCCTCAGCTGCCAGCTGCTGAGAGTGGTTATGAAAAAATTCCAGGAACCTGTATTTAAGTTGAGGCCAAAGCTAAAAAAACTTGTTGGACTGGAGGATGCAAATATTCTCTTGTCCAATCTGAGGGGCAATTCATCATTGGCTTCCATTGAGCCGCTCATAGCCTTGTCAAAGCTTGCAGATGGAAAGATTAGCCGAGAAGAGTATCTGAAGCAATATGGACATAGAGGGCCACATGAATTTGAGACTTCCATACCCGGTGCAGATGAAAATCCCGGATGGATTGAACAGCAGTTGGAAAGCTTCAGAAAGTCTCCCGTGGATGTAGAGTTACTATTATCAAAACAGCAAAATGAATATGATGAGGCGATGAATAGGCTGAAGGAACGTCATCCTAAAAAATACAAATATATAAAGTCTAAACTTGAAGAAATTTCTTATACTGCTTGCATACGTGAAGCGCTTCGTTCGGAGTTCGTACGCACATACAGGGTGCTCCGTGTTTTTGCTGGCAAGGCTGGTGAATTGACAAAAATTAAGGATGATATATTTTTCCTCTATGTTGAAGAAATACTTGATTTATTATCAGGTAAGAGCGATTCATTAGCCTATATAGAGATAAGGCGGGAAACACATAAGAAATATTGTTCACTTCCGCCATATCCGATGCTGATTAACGGGGGCTTTGATATTTTCCGATGGGCTGATGATCCGGATCGCAGAAGCGATTTGTATGATTCCCATTCAAAAAATATTCAGTCATCATCCGATATCATCAGAGGTTTTGCAGGGGCTGCGGGAGTAGTTGAAGGAATTATACGCAGGTTGGAAAATGTGGAAGAGGGGGATTTGCTTCAGCCTGGTGAAATATTAGTTACTACTGTAACTAATATCGGCTGGACGCCATTATTCCCACGTGCGGCTGCCATAGTGACCGATGTAGGCGCGCCCTTGTCTCATGCCGCTATTGTTGCACGTGAACTAGGCATTCCTGCGGTCGTAGGCTGTGGAAATGCTACAATGCTCTTGAATACAGGTGACAGGGTCAGGGTTGATGGAGGGACTGGGATTGTAAGAATTATTGATACTACAGGGAATTAACTTTTTGGCGATATGACAAACGTTTTTGTTGTTTTTAGGGGCAACGTTGCTGTTTGATGTACAGAAAGAAACTGGATGAATAGATTGTAAAAAGGATAAGAATTTGTTGCTGGAAACGCTGGAAGAGAGTCGGGATCAAAAAGAACAAACTTATCAAGCCTGGGATTGACAATTACAAAGCGTGGGAGTATGCGAACACAAGAAAAGGCTACTGGAGAATCTCCAACAGCCCTATACTTACAAGAGTTCTAACTAATAAAAAGATTAGGAAACAAGGGTTTCCGACAATTTTTAGCTGCTGTATACCGGACAGTATGTACGGTGGTGTGAGAGGTCGGGAAAAATTACATGATTTAAATGTGTAATGACACTTGGCTGGAATTTACTTATTTGATTTCAAAAACACTTGTATTTATTTTGAATACTGAGCTCTTTATACTGGGTCCTTGACCGTAATACACCCTGTACGTATCGTTGCTTACTTTAAGTATAGAAGGGTCAAATAAGCGGTTATCAGTTCCCGAAGATGATGCTTGCGGCAGTATGTTTTTTGGCTGGGAGAATGTCAAACCGTCCTTGGTGACAAACCCATGAAGTCCATATGGATATCCACTTAAAGGACCTTGAGGGTGGGATGTTATTATCCAATAGTACCCGTTTGACAATACAGCTATAGAAGGATCATTAAAATTAATCAAGGAAGTTCTTTTTCCATTCTCAAAAGTAAATTTCAATCCGTCAGTCGATATCAACGAGCTGATTCCGGTCTTACCTTCATAATCAGTACTGTCTTTCCACTTTATATCATTAAATACATTATCGGTTATTACATATACCCTAATACTTCCATCCGGCAATTGGACCGCTTCCATAGCTGAATCATAAGTAGCATAGTGGTCTTCTGGCTCAATTCGGACTCCTTCATCGACAAAATTCAGCCCGTCGTCAGAAATGGCTGAAGCAAGTTTATGTTTAAGACCCTGTGAACTGTTGTAGAACAAGCCATAATACATCCTGTATTTGCCCTGCGGTGTCTTGACGACAGTAGGGTGTGCGGCATTTCTGACCCTGATGCCATCTTCCCTAGTAAAGTTAATGCCGTCTGAAGAAATAGCGGACTCAATATTACCTCCATTGCCATAATATAACCGTATTCTTCCATCATCTAGAACCAATGCATAGGGAGAATTGCCTGAGGATATTCTTGTACCTGAATCTTCAGTATAACTGGCAACAATATTGTTTGATATAAAATTGGCTTTTAGTGAATCTACAGTTTTTTTACGTGTATTTATCCTGTTTTCAAAATTAGTTTTATCTAACTCGTTTTTTGCTGATGAAGTTTTTTCCCTTGCTATTGCTTCCAGACTGCTGATATTGATAAAATTATCTACTGTTGAGAGCGGCGCTTTTTCGTAGTTAGAGATAGCCTGTTCAATTTCGCTGTTAGCAGCTTGACTATTGTTATCTGTATTATTTGGTTCAGGTGTTTTGGTCGGCACAGGAGTTTTTGTTGTTTTAAAAGTTATTGTAATTTTCTTGGCGTACGGCTTCTTGGATGCATCAATAAAGGAATTTGCAGGGACAGTGAGGATATAGTCTGTCAAATATTGCAGTGCTGTATTTGGTTTGATTGTTACTTTTGTTTTGCTTATGCTTACTTTAAGCGCGACTGTTTTTTTGTTGCTGGAAGTGATAGTAATATTTTTATAATTGCTCCCCTGAGAGACATTTTTGTTAAAGGTAAGTATTACTGAAGTGTCTACCCTTACGTTTTCTTGTTTGTTTTTTATGCTTACACTGAGTAGGGATAATGCTGCTGGATTAGAAGCAGCTGCAGTTGGACTGCTGATCATTATTATGTGTAAAATAAGGCAAACGCATACGATAATCGATATTGCTTTTTTCACGGAATGGCCCCCTTTTTTAATTCAATAAATACGGAAAATTAATTAAGAATAGTTGTAGTGCTAGAGCTTATTGATATATAATAGTATTTTACCAACTTTAATAATATTATATTACAAGATCATTGATGCTTCAACTAATAAAGAACTCTATGATGTTCACTTTTTAGCGATATTTAAAACAACAGCTGTTTGTCATACTACTATAAAAGGGGTAAAAATCTATGATCCAAAATGAGATTTATGAGCTTATGAATCAGAATCCGGGATTTTATATGGCGACTTGCGAAAATGATCAACCGAGAGTCAGGAGGATGTGATGAGGAGAAAAGATAGGGAAGTATCAAATATAGAAGAAATAAAAAGCATAATCGAAAAATGTAGGGTTTGTCATCTTGCTATGGTAGATAAAGGCTTACCGTATGTAATACCCCTTAATTTCGGCTATAAAATAGCGGATAATTCTTTGGTGTTGTTTTTTCACAGTGCAAAGGAAGGGCGAAAAATTGATATTCTGAAAGAAAACAACGAAGTCTGTTTTGAAATGGCATATGAAGGTAAACTGGGTCATGTAGAAAATCCATGCAATTCGGGGTACTATTTTGAAAGTGTACATGGATTCGGTCATGTTGAATTCATTGAGGATATTGATGAAAAATGTAATGCACTAACACAGTTAATGAAACATCAGACAAATCAAGACTTCATATTTACAGAAATGCAAGCAAACAGTGTTTGTATTTTAAAGGTAGTATCCTCGAACTTTGTAGGCAAGAGAAAGCCGAATCCGAACATGCATACAGAGTAAAGTTTATTACAAGAACAATAAGATAATATAATTAATCTGGATTTATTTGAAACTTGACACACTTGTGTCAAGTTTTTGAGTTATGAACGTATTTTATCAAATATGGATATTTTGTATTGACACAAAGTCTCATATTTAATATAATGAGTATGCACTCAATGAGTAAGGAGTCAATGGAATGTCTAAGACGCAAAGACAGCAACAGAAGGAGAATACTAGGCAGCTTATTATCGATGTGGCTCTGAAACAATTTGCCAAGGATGGCTTAACAGCTGCGCGGACTTCGGATATAGCAAATGCTGCAAAAGTATCACATGGCACTGTATTTGCACATTTTCCTACACGCGAGATTCTTTTGGATACTGTAATTGAAGAGTTTGGCATGCGGATTACAAATCGGCTTCATGAACTTGTAAGTGAGAATTGCGGGATCAAGGAAGCACTTGAAGCTCATGTAAAAGGACTAAGTGAGTATGAGGGGTTTTATACCCGTTTGGTTTCTGAAGCTAGGTTAATCAATGAAAGCTCACGAAATTCATTGATTATGATACAGTCTGCCATTTCATTTCACATTAGCCAGGTTGCCGAGCGGGAGGTTAAAGCAGGTAAAATACGTCCAATTTCTGTTGCTCTCCTTTTCAATACATGGGTAGGCTTGGTACATCACTATTTAATCAACAGTGATTTATTTGCACCAGAAAGCCCGGTTTTAGAAAGATACGGTAAGCAATTAATTGAACACTTTATAAATCTGATTACTAAATAGGAAGGGGTTAATCAATATGAAGACATGTATTGCATGTGGTATGCCAATGAAAACAAAAGAAGATTTTGCTTTGGGAGATGAAAACAAGGCTTATTGCAAATACTGTACAAGGCCTGACGGTACAATGCAGTCCTATGATGAAAAGCTAAAGGGGATGACAGGGTTTATTATGAAAACCCAAGGGTTGGATGAAGAGGCCGCACGGAAAGCCGCCGTGGGGATGATGGCGAAGTTGCCGGCATGGAAGGATAAAAGTTAGAGCAGGAGATGTGTAGGATGAAATACGATAATTTTTTCTTGCCTGTCAACAACCTTGATGAGGCAAAAAGCTACTATAACGGTGTTCTTGGGCTGGGTTTGAAGTTTGATTTTTCATCCTTGGTATAACAGACTACTCAAAGACAAGTACATTACGGGTTGAATGTTAATAGATTGGGGGTGAAAATATGGCTAAGAAATCATATAATGAAAAACTGAATGACAGCAAAAATATGCCTGAAGTCGTTGAAATTACTGATCCTAAAGCAGTTGCAAAACTTGGCGGTACAAAAATGCTTATAGCACCTCCTCTTGCCTATGATGAAATCATGAAAAAGGTACCGAAGGGTAAAGTGATTACATCGGACTACATCAGAAGTTATCTGGCCCTAAAACATGGTGCGGATTACACTTGCCAGCTGACTGCGGGAATTTTTATAAATATTGCAGCAAATGCCTCTTCGGAAAGGGGGGTGGACGAGACACCTTATTGGAGGACACTCAAAAAGGATGGGGAATTGAATGAAAAGTATCCCGGCGGTATTGATGCCCAAAAGTTCCACCTTGAAATGGAGGGTCACTTTATTATTCAAAAAGGCAAAAGACATTTTGTTAAGGATTATAAAGGGAAATTATATGAAATCTTAGAATAATATAGAAATCTTTATTAATACTTTTATATTGACTATAATATATTTGAGAGATAAAAACACGATCCGGTTGGTAGTCCGGATGCAGGATATCCTGTCAGTAACCTGCCCTCCTGGGGTTGTCCGTTCTCTTGATAGTAACTTACAGGAGGAAACACAAATGAATACCAAATTGACGGTCTTTTTTGACGATCCTTTTTGGGTCGGAGTGTTTGAAAGGCTTGATGAAAGCTTGCTTGAAACTTCAAGAGTTGTTTTTGGTGCAGAGCCAAAGGATTATGAGGTCTATGCTTTTATCCTTGAAAATTATTTTATGCTTAAGTTCAGCAGGCCTGTTAAGGTTGAGGTTGGGTTTGAAAAAAGGATAAATCCAAAGAGACTTCAGAGAAAAGTCAGGAAAGAAACCTCTATATCAGGAATTGGTACAAAGGCGCAGCAAGCAATAAAGCTTGAGCAGGAAAGCCGGAAATCAGAGAATAAGAAGGCTTCAAAGCAAAAGCGTGAGGAAATGGAGCAGCTCAAATTTGAGAAAAGGCAGGAGAAAAAGAAGGAAAAGAAAAAAGGTCACTGAACTGCAGCAAAAAAGTTGCAGTTTTTTTGTTGACTCTCACAGTGTGTGAGGGTCTTCAATAGAATTACAATCCGGACTGTAAGACCAAGCAAGGAGGTACAATGTTTAAAACTGTTTATGATGTTACAAACAATGCTGCCTGGGCAGCTGAAACACACTTTGGACTCACGGCGGGAAAGGATTTGACCAATGAATTTGCCTCCTGTCATGCAGGTCAGCCTATACGGATTCTGTGATTTATCAGGTGTTTCCGGATTTTTACAAAAGATAATGTTGATACTGTCAAAAAAGCCCCTAAAATGTCAACAAGCATTACGTATTGAAGTGTTGTTATACTCATTAAAAAT is a genomic window containing:
- a CDS encoding TetR/AcrR family transcriptional regulator, with product MWISKEAEVRKKEILDAALELFYEIGYDKTSINDVINRVGVTKGSFYYHFKSKDEILETIALQQAEEMVAVFGKAAGENNKNSLEKINIIISDMQQYRAETKEKRFKLFEILNKSENLKLKQKVFENYMRLGKPIIGEIIEQGIKEGTFATDFSDELAEFYIHFFIIVHGTINMLIRALDEKPENIEIIKRKVSFYEEMFEKILGVKKGSINFAEPVLKILNYTKG
- a CDS encoding pyridoxamine 5'-phosphate oxidase family protein → MRRKDREVSNIEEIKSIIEKCRVCHLAMVDKGLPYVIPLNFGYKIADNSLVLFFHSAKEGRKIDILKENNEVCFEMAYEGKLGHVENPCNSGYYFESVHGFGHVEFIEDIDEKCNALTQLMKHQTNQDFIFTEMQANSVCILKVVSSNFVGKRKPNPNMHTE
- a CDS encoding zinc ribbon domain-containing protein encodes the protein MKTCIACGMPMKTKEDFALGDENKAYCKYCTRPDGTMQSYDEKLKGMTGFIMKTQGLDEEAARKAAVGMMAKLPAWKDKS
- a CDS encoding PEP-utilizing enzyme; the encoded protein is MIFVQSFEEMEEKIMVYAGGKGRILAKLLQSGYPVPEGFVIFPFAFESGRLIQAAKTQIQTNIDKLRIKDKNVSFAVRSSALSEDSEKASFAGEFETVLDVANEEDIYNAIYTVYNSRESKRVKAYSMAKEMEMKHDMAVVVQILVKADISGVLFTVDPITGSRADMIGNYVHGMGEALVSGEATPYSFKLKRPKGTFDGPALFKRFAGKLYKLALNLENNIGTPQDIEWAITGRRIYILQSRPVTNLKGNNPITGEWNDSLAGDYLWSNANLTEATPDVMTPLTWSLIKIMHVENQPFKIPGDYPMVGNIGGHPYINLSLLVSMIHVFGTDVEKILNKWVDVFGLVPKGIDVPLIPFKITQLLATIPDNIRWEFEANRLYKELPGFIESNPRWCENARHAIQNSTTNEKMASLWIENIKPHYILSCQLLRVVMKKFQEPVFKLRPKLKKLVGLEDANILLSNLRGNSSLASIEPLIALSKLADGKISREEYLKQYGHRGPHEFETSIPGADENPGWIEQQLESFRKSPVDVELLLSKQQNEYDEAMNRLKERHPKKYKYIKSKLEEISYTACIREALRSEFVRTYRVLRVFAGKAGELTKIKDDIFFLYVEEILDLLSGKSDSLAYIEIRRETHKKYCSLPPYPMLINGGFDIFRWADDPDRRSDLYDSHSKNIQSSSDIIRGFAGAAGVVEGIIRRLENVEEGDLLQPGEILVTTVTNIGWTPLFPRAAAIVTDVGAPLSHAAIVARELGIPAVVGCGNATMLLNTGDRVRVDGGTGIVRIIDTTGN
- a CDS encoding TetR/AcrR family transcriptional regulator is translated as MSKTQRQQQKENTRQLIIDVALKQFAKDGLTAARTSDIANAAKVSHGTVFAHFPTREILLDTVIEEFGMRITNRLHELVSENCGIKEALEAHVKGLSEYEGFYTRLVSEARLINESSRNSLIMIQSAISFHISQVAEREVKAGKIRPISVALLFNTWVGLVHHYLINSDLFAPESPVLERYGKQLIEHFINLITK
- a CDS encoding Ig-like domain-containing protein, which encodes MKKAISIIVCVCLILHIIMISSPTAAASNPAALSLLSVSIKNKQENVRVDTSVILTFNKNVSQGSNYKNITITSSNKKTVALKVSISKTKVTIKPNTALQYLTDYILTVPANSFIDASKKPYAKKITITFKTTKTPVPTKTPEPNNTDNNSQAANSEIEQAISNYEKAPLSTVDNFINISSLEAIAREKTSSAKNELDKTNFENRINTRKKTVDSLKANFISNNIVASYTEDSGTRISSGNSPYALVLDDGRIRLYYGNGGNIESAISSDGINFTREDGIRVRNAAHPTVVKTPQGKYRMYYGLFYNSSQGLKHKLASAISDDGLNFVDEGVRIEPEDHYATYDSAMEAVQLPDGSIRVYVITDNVFNDIKWKDSTDYEGKTGISSLISTDGLKFTFENGKRTSLINFNDPSIAVLSNGYYWIITSHPQGPLSGYPYGLHGFVTKDGLTFSQPKNILPQASSSGTDNRLFDPSILKVSNDTYRVYYGQGPSIKSSVFKINTSVFEIK
- a CDS encoding YjdF family protein, with translation MNTKLTVFFDDPFWVGVFERLDESLLETSRVVFGAEPKDYEVYAFILENYFMLKFSRPVKVEVGFEKRINPKRLQRKVRKETSISGIGTKAQQAIKLEQESRKSENKKASKQKREEMEQLKFEKRQEKKKEKKKGH
- a CDS encoding MGMT family protein, which encodes MAKKSYNEKLNDSKNMPEVVEITDPKAVAKLGGTKMLIAPPLAYDEIMKKVPKGKVITSDYIRSYLALKHGADYTCQLTAGIFINIAANASSERGVDETPYWRTLKKDGELNEKYPGGIDAQKFHLEMEGHFIIQKGKRHFVKDYKGKLYEILE